The Gemella haemolysans genome includes a region encoding these proteins:
- a CDS encoding protein-ADP-ribose hydrolase: MEKLDYLIKTLNLEIEIPEGKQQKKDLFRTLMNTWKVSELPSEFYEVQDEYLQEVLKNKGITKLEELTEIEKDIYVWQGDITTLEVDAIVNAANKALLGCLIPLHRCIDNAIHSQAGLQLRKECDEIIKEQGSFEKTGQAKITAGYNLPARHVIHTVGPIIYRVVEDDDKELLASCYRNSLKLALENNLKSIAFCCISTGEFRFPNDLAAGIAVAEVKKFLSENPNANLKVVFNVFKDLDKKLYEDILG, from the coding sequence ATGGAAAAACTAGATTATTTAATAAAAACACTAAATTTAGAGATAGAAATACCAGAGGGTAAACAACAGAAGAAAGATTTATTTAGAACACTGATGAATACATGGAAGGTGTCGGAGCTACCGAGTGAATTCTATGAAGTGCAAGACGAATACTTACAAGAAGTTCTAAAAAATAAAGGAATAACAAAACTAGAAGAATTAACTGAAATTGAAAAAGATATTTACGTGTGGCAAGGAGACATTACTACATTGGAAGTAGATGCGATAGTTAATGCGGCGAATAAAGCGTTACTAGGATGTTTAATTCCGCTACATAGATGTATCGACAATGCTATACACTCGCAAGCAGGATTACAACTTAGAAAAGAATGCGATGAAATAATAAAAGAGCAAGGAAGTTTTGAAAAAACAGGACAAGCCAAAATAACAGCGGGATATAATCTACCAGCTAGACATGTTATTCATACTGTTGGGCCGATAATTTATCGTGTTGTTGAAGATGATGATAAGGAACTACTCGCATCATGTTATAGAAATTCTCTAAAACTAGCTTTAGAGAATAATCTTAAAAGTATTGCTTTTTGTTGTATAAGTACGGGAGAATTTAGATTCCCGAATGACCTTGCTGCAGGAATAGCAGTTGCTGAGGTTAAGAAATTCTTAAGTGAAAACCCTAATGCTAATTTAAAAGTAGTATTTAATGTATTTAAAGATTTAGATAAAAAATTGTATGAGGACATATTAGGTTAA
- a CDS encoding putative holin-like toxin: protein MSAYEIIQTIIGINLLIVTIVGVCISALKKDNKK from the coding sequence TTGTCTGCATATGAAATCATACAAACAATTATTGGAATTAATCTTTTGATTGTTACAATAGTTGGCGTGTGCATCTCAGCACTTAAAAAGGACAATAAAAAATAA
- a CDS encoding flavin reductase family protein: MKLETKTSKLYYGFPVILIGYKDKKWRYNVTACSSSYSLGDMITVGLSTDSNAVDNIKEYGEFTVNVPCQQILSKVEIAGFHSGQNKIGMADMTYDPAKYIDAPIMDECILSLECKVESVLEYGKYTNFVASIKRRVVCENLLDEEGNMKYTQFNPIYFMGDDNKRVYRYFNEQSKNHGENMGCSSEEDEYNPLCG; this comes from the coding sequence ATGAAATTAGAAACTAAAACCAGTAAATTATATTACGGATTTCCAGTAATATTAATAGGATATAAAGATAAAAAATGGAGATACAATGTGACAGCTTGTAGTTCATCATATTCTTTAGGTGATATGATTACAGTTGGACTTTCGACAGATAGCAATGCGGTCGATAATATTAAAGAATATGGAGAATTTACCGTTAACGTACCGTGTCAACAAATACTTAGCAAGGTTGAGATTGCTGGTTTCCATTCAGGTCAAAATAAAATTGGAATGGCGGATATGACATATGATCCAGCAAAATACATTGATGCACCGATAATGGATGAGTGTATTTTATCGCTTGAGTGCAAAGTAGAGAGTGTTTTAGAATATGGGAAATATACGAATTTTGTAGCTTCTATAAAACGCAGAGTAGTTTGCGAGAATCTTTTAGACGAAGAAGGGAATATGAAATATACACAGTTTAACCCAATTTACTTTATGGGTGATGATAATAAACGAGTATATCGATATTTTAATGAACAAAGTAAAAATCATGGAGAAAATATGGGATGTTCTTCAGAAGAAGACGAATATAATCCACTTTGCGGATAA
- the glpK gene encoding glycerol kinase GlpK, with protein sequence MKKYIMAIDQGTTSSRAIIFNKKAEIIASSQKEFPQIFPQSGWVEHDANAIWNSIQSVIAEVFIESGIKPNQIDSIGITNQRETTVIWDKNTGLPIYNAIVWQSRQSADIANKLVSDGYKDMIHKKTGLVVDAYFSATKIRWILDNVPGAQQRAENGELLFGTIDTWLVWKLTGGKTHITDYTNAARTMLFNIKDLAWDKEILEILNIPESLLPEVKSNSEVYGKTIDYHFYGGEVTISGLAGDQQAALFGQLAFDKGMIKNTYGTGSFIIMNTGENMELSKNNLLTTIGFGINGKVYYALEGSIFIAGSAIQWLRDGLRLIKKSSETESLAYNSKNNNEVYLVPAFTGLGAPYWNPNARGTIFGLTRATSKEDLVKATLQSIAYQVRDIIDTMKIDANVEIPLLKVDGGAANNDYLLEFQANILGVKVARAENLETTALGAAFLAGLATGYWKNLDELKNLNTAGKLFVPTMNKEEREKLYKGWKRAVKATQIFAEE encoded by the coding sequence ATGAAAAAATACATAATGGCAATAGATCAAGGTACTACTAGTTCTAGGGCAATAATTTTTAACAAGAAAGCAGAAATAATAGCGAGTAGTCAAAAAGAGTTTCCGCAAATTTTCCCACAGTCTGGATGGGTTGAACATGATGCTAATGCAATTTGGAATTCTATACAATCAGTAATCGCAGAAGTGTTTATCGAAAGCGGAATAAAACCTAACCAAATTGATAGTATCGGTATTACAAACCAACGTGAAACTACTGTAATTTGGGATAAAAACACTGGACTACCTATTTATAATGCGATAGTTTGGCAAAGTAGACAAAGTGCCGATATAGCTAATAAGCTTGTTAGCGATGGTTACAAAGACATGATTCATAAAAAGACTGGTTTAGTAGTTGATGCGTATTTCTCGGCTACTAAAATACGTTGGATTTTAGATAATGTTCCTGGAGCTCAACAACGAGCTGAAAATGGCGAACTACTGTTTGGAACTATCGATACATGGCTAGTTTGGAAACTTACAGGTGGAAAAACTCACATTACTGACTATACAAACGCAGCTAGAACGATGTTATTTAATATTAAAGATTTAGCTTGGGATAAAGAAATTTTAGAAATTCTAAATATACCAGAATCTCTTCTACCTGAAGTAAAATCTAATTCAGAAGTATACGGAAAAACTATAGATTATCATTTCTACGGTGGCGAAGTTACAATTAGTGGTCTTGCCGGGGATCAACAGGCTGCTCTATTCGGACAACTTGCCTTTGATAAAGGAATGATAAAAAATACATACGGTACAGGTTCATTCATTATTATGAATACTGGAGAAAATATGGAACTTTCTAAAAACAACCTATTAACAACTATTGGTTTTGGAATAAATGGAAAAGTTTATTACGCTTTAGAAGGCTCTATTTTTATCGCAGGAAGTGCCATTCAATGGCTACGAGATGGTTTACGTTTAATTAAAAAATCATCTGAAACAGAATCATTAGCATACAATTCTAAAAATAACAACGAAGTATATCTAGTGCCAGCTTTCACAGGATTAGGTGCTCCTTATTGGAATCCAAATGCTCGTGGGACTATCTTTGGTTTAACTCGTGCCACATCAAAAGAAGATTTGGTTAAAGCTACATTACAATCTATCGCCTACCAAGTACGCGATATTATCGATACTATGAAGATTGATGCTAATGTAGAAATACCTCTTCTTAAAGTTGACGGAGGCGCTGCAAACAACGATTACCTTCTAGAATTCCAAGCTAATATTCTAGGTGTTAAAGTTGCACGTGCTGAAAACTTAGAAACAACAGCATTAGGCGCTGCATTCTTAGCAGGTCTTGCTACTGGCTATTGGAAAAACTTAGATGAACTGAAGAATCTAAATACAGCAGGAAAACTATTCGTTCCTACTATGAACAAAGAAGAACGTGAAAAACTATATAAAGGTTGGAAACGTGCGGTAAAAGCAACTCAGATTTTTGCGGAAGAATAG
- the pfkA gene encoding 6-phosphofructokinase, whose product MKKIAVLTSGGDAPGMNAAVRAVVRTAIYNGLEVYGVYQGYKGLVENNIKKLEVGDVGNIINRGGTMLYSARLPEFANPEVRKGAIKNLEALGIDGLVVIGGDGSYRGAMALSNEMNIQTIGVPGTIDNDICCTDYTIGFDTALNTIVDAIDKVRDTASSHERAFIIEVMGRNAGDLALFAGIAGGSESLLIPEKKEDIEEVVARIKAGEDRGKKHSIIVLAEGVMGGQELAAKLKELTGEEVRATILGHIQRGGTPTAQDRVLASRLGNYAVQLLLAGESGRAVGIQNNKLVSTKFEDVFSDVHNVDLSIYEVSKQLSI is encoded by the coding sequence ATGAAAAAAATAGCAGTTTTAACAAGTGGTGGGGATGCACCAGGAATGAACGCAGCTGTGCGTGCCGTTGTAAGAACAGCAATCTATAATGGATTAGAAGTTTATGGAGTATATCAAGGATACAAAGGATTAGTAGAAAACAACATTAAAAAACTTGAAGTTGGAGATGTTGGTAACATCATTAACCGTGGAGGAACAATGCTTTATTCAGCTCGTCTTCCAGAATTCGCTAACCCAGAAGTTAGAAAAGGTGCTATTAAAAACTTAGAAGCATTAGGAATTGATGGATTAGTAGTAATTGGTGGAGATGGTTCATACCGCGGAGCTATGGCTTTAAGTAACGAAATGAATATCCAAACTATCGGAGTTCCAGGAACAATCGATAACGATATTTGTTGTACGGATTACACAATCGGATTCGATACTGCGCTTAACACAATTGTTGATGCTATTGACAAAGTTCGTGATACAGCGTCAAGTCACGAGCGTGCATTCATTATCGAGGTAATGGGGCGTAATGCAGGGGACTTAGCATTATTCGCTGGTATAGCTGGAGGAAGTGAAAGTCTTCTAATTCCAGAGAAAAAAGAAGATATCGAAGAAGTTGTTGCACGTATTAAAGCTGGTGAAGATCGTGGTAAAAAACACTCAATCATCGTACTTGCTGAAGGTGTAATGGGTGGACAAGAGCTAGCTGCAAAACTTAAAGAACTTACAGGAGAAGAAGTAAGAGCAACTATTTTAGGACACATCCAACGTGGTGGTACTCCAACAGCTCAAGACAGAGTATTAGCATCTCGTCTAGGTAATTATGCTGTTCAACTATTATTAGCTGGAGAATCAGGACGTGCAGTAGGTATTCAAAATAACAAACTTGTAAGTACTAAATTCGAAGACGTATTTAGTGATGTTCACAACGTGGATCTTTCAATCTACGAAGTTTCTAAACAACTTTCAATTTAG
- the pyk gene encoding pyruvate kinase, which produces MIQKKTKIICTIGPKSEDKAKLIQMVELGMNVCRLNFSHGDYSEHGARIQTIKEVREATGTNLAILLDTKGPEIRTNNMENDAIMLETGKDVIVSMTEVLGTPEKFSITYGELVHDVKAGDTILLDDGLIGLTVNSVDAEAGLIYTTVQNGGVLKNKKGVNVPGVSTKLPGITPKDEEDIRFGCKNDIDFVAASFVRTKENVLEVRRILKEEGCEHVQIIPKIECQEAIDNIDEIIEVSDGIMIARGDLGVEVPAEEVPIMQKDIIAKCNAAGKFVITATQMLDSMQKNPRPTRAEVSDVANAIYDGTDAIMLSGESAAGAYPIESVRTMATIAKRTEEMQDYSRILKDRSKKIVSKDITNAIGVSVGYTALNLDLHTIVTYTESGQTARLISKYRPNAAILAVTPSEKVARGLSLVWGVDAQISEQVKSTDEMLDTAKNIAETSGYAKKGDAIVITGGIPVNTSRSNVGSTNFLKVSVID; this is translated from the coding sequence ATGATACAGAAAAAAACTAAAATAATTTGTACAATTGGACCTAAGTCTGAAGATAAAGCAAAACTTATTCAAATGGTAGAATTAGGGATGAACGTATGTCGTCTTAACTTCTCACACGGTGACTACTCAGAACACGGAGCAAGAATTCAAACTATTAAAGAAGTAAGAGAAGCTACAGGAACTAACTTAGCTATCCTTTTAGATACTAAAGGACCTGAAATCAGAACTAACAACATGGAAAATGATGCAATCATGTTAGAAACTGGAAAAGACGTTATCGTTTCTATGACAGAAGTTCTAGGAACTCCAGAAAAATTCTCAATCACATATGGAGAATTAGTACACGACGTTAAAGCTGGAGACACTATCTTACTTGACGACGGATTAATCGGATTAACTGTAAACAGCGTAGACGCTGAAGCAGGATTAATCTACACTACAGTACAAAACGGTGGAGTACTTAAAAACAAAAAAGGAGTTAACGTTCCAGGTGTATCTACAAAATTACCAGGTATTACTCCAAAAGATGAAGAAGATATCCGTTTCGGATGTAAAAATGATATTGACTTCGTTGCTGCTTCATTCGTTCGTACTAAAGAAAACGTACTAGAAGTTAGACGTATCCTTAAAGAAGAAGGATGCGAACACGTTCAAATCATCCCTAAAATCGAATGTCAAGAAGCTATCGATAACATCGATGAAATCATCGAAGTATCTGACGGTATCATGATCGCTCGTGGTGACCTTGGGGTTGAAGTACCAGCAGAAGAAGTACCAATTATGCAAAAAGATATTATTGCTAAATGTAATGCAGCTGGTAAATTCGTAATCACAGCTACTCAAATGTTAGACTCAATGCAAAAAAACCCACGTCCAACACGTGCCGAAGTATCTGACGTAGCTAACGCAATCTACGATGGAACTGATGCAATCATGTTATCAGGAGAATCTGCAGCAGGTGCTTACCCAATCGAATCAGTTCGTACAATGGCTACAATCGCTAAACGTACTGAAGAAATGCAAGATTACTCTCGTATCTTAAAAGATCGTTCTAAAAAAATTGTTTCTAAAGATATCACAAACGCAATTGGAGTATCTGTAGGATACACAGCTCTAAACTTAGACTTACACACAATCGTAACTTACACTGAATCAGGACAAACAGCTAGATTAATTTCTAAATACCGTCCAAATGCAGCTATCTTAGCTGTAACTCCAAGTGAAAAAGTTGCACGTGGATTAAGCTTAGTATGGGGTGTAGACGCTCAAATTTCTGAACAAGTTAAATCAACTGACGAAATGTTAGATACAGCTAAAAACATCGCAGAAACTTCAGGATACGCTAAAAAAGGTGATGCTATCGTAATCACTGGAGGTATCCCAGTAAACACTTCAAGAAGTAATGTTGGATCAACTAACTTCTTAAAAGTTTCAGTAATCGACTAA
- the yaaA gene encoding peroxide stress protein YaaA, translating into MKILIPTAKELNKKAAPQEALELSEKSNEIVAEFANFSAQDLAKVYKIKEDKAIEEFARWQDIKNNTAKSYKALELFNGLMYRNIDRDNFDEADKKYIEKNVFITTSLYGVIGAYDLIQEHRLDFLQNVKISGESLKNFWRTSYDESVKDEDIVVSLLSSEFEEVFSKNQKEKFIKVSFMEEKEGKLKVHSTISKKARGKFLIELVKNKVSSIEEMKKIKFDGFEFSKEHSEEKVLAFIAKR; encoded by the coding sequence ATGAAAATTTTAATTCCGACAGCTAAAGAACTAAACAAAAAAGCAGCGCCGCAAGAAGCGTTAGAACTTAGTGAAAAAAGTAATGAAATAGTTGCTGAATTCGCTAATTTTAGTGCCCAAGATTTAGCTAAAGTTTATAAAATTAAAGAAGATAAGGCGATAGAAGAATTTGCTCGCTGGCAAGATATAAAAAACAACACAGCAAAAAGTTATAAAGCATTAGAATTGTTCAATGGTTTAATGTATAGAAACATAGATCGCGATAATTTTGATGAAGCTGATAAAAAGTATATAGAGAAAAATGTATTTATTACAACGTCGTTATATGGTGTAATTGGTGCTTATGATTTGATTCAAGAACATAGACTAGATTTTTTACAAAATGTAAAAATTTCAGGAGAGTCTTTAAAGAATTTCTGGCGAACTAGTTATGATGAAAGTGTAAAAGATGAAGACATTGTTGTTTCATTATTATCTAGTGAGTTTGAAGAAGTTTTTTCAAAGAACCAAAAAGAGAAATTTATTAAAGTTAGCTTTATGGAAGAAAAAGAAGGAAAGTTAAAAGTACATTCGACGATTTCTAAGAAAGCAAGAGGTAAATTTTTAATAGAACTCGTAAAAAACAAAGTCTCATCAATTGAAGAAATGAAAAAAATAAAGTTTGATGGATTTGAATTTAGTAAAGAACATTCAGAAGAAAAAGTATTAGCTTTTATAGCTAAGAGATAG
- a CDS encoding autorepressor SdpR family transcription factor, translating to MSETLKAISDPVRRNILELLKEEKKSAGELASEFHLTGATVSYHLTQLKKAGLILESRHKNFIYYELNASVFEEVLVWIYGLGGKNDESR from the coding sequence ATGAGTGAAACTTTAAAAGCGATATCTGATCCAGTAAGAAGAAATATTTTGGAATTGTTAAAAGAAGAGAAGAAAAGTGCTGGAGAATTAGCTTCGGAATTTCATTTAACAGGAGCTACTGTATCGTATCATCTAACACAATTGAAAAAAGCGGGATTAATATTAGAATCTAGACATAAGAATTTCATATACTATGAATTGAACGCCAGTGTATTCGAAGAAGTACTAGTTTGGATCTATGGTTTAGGAGGAAAAAACGATGAGAGTAGATAA
- a CDS encoding D-2-hydroxyacid dehydrogenase, translating to MKLALFNLREDERPFVDAWLKEHPEVEIDLHEGELQAETKHLLEGKQGAVMFQNRPFAKEVYDYAKEQGVKVIANRMAGFDIYDIKYMRELGISMTNVPRYSPNAIAEHVVTTVLYISRNIKKILNNVEKHDFTWNKNIISRELKTLTVGVLGTGNIGRQAATLFKGLGCKVIGYDLYPSDAAREVLEYVDSIDELLAQSDVVTIHVPATKEYTHMVNDDFFSKMKDGSIFANAARGVLVDTKAVIRALDSGKLLGASLDVYENEGNYVPKDFSNKEFDDSLMQQLIDRDDIIYTPHTAFYTETAVKNLVEGALNAAVEVITTGDSPNIVNR from the coding sequence ATGAAATTAGCACTATTTAACTTGAGAGAAGATGAAAGACCATTTGTTGATGCCTGGTTAAAAGAACATCCTGAAGTAGAGATTGATCTTCATGAAGGAGAACTTCAAGCAGAAACAAAACACTTATTAGAAGGGAAACAAGGAGCAGTAATGTTCCAAAATAGACCATTTGCTAAAGAAGTATACGATTATGCAAAAGAACAAGGTGTTAAAGTTATCGCAAACAGAATGGCAGGATTTGATATTTATGATATAAAATATATGCGCGAATTAGGAATTAGCATGACTAACGTTCCTCGATATTCTCCTAACGCAATTGCAGAACATGTTGTCACTACTGTCTTATATATTAGTAGAAATATAAAAAAAATACTTAACAATGTTGAGAAACATGATTTCACATGGAATAAAAATATTATTTCTCGAGAACTAAAAACTCTTACTGTAGGGGTCCTAGGAACAGGGAACATTGGACGCCAAGCTGCAACTCTATTTAAAGGACTAGGTTGCAAAGTTATTGGTTATGATTTATATCCTTCTGACGCTGCTCGTGAAGTTTTAGAGTATGTTGACAGCATCGACGAATTACTAGCTCAATCTGATGTTGTAACTATTCATGTACCTGCTACAAAAGAATATACTCACATGGTAAATGATGATTTCTTCAGTAAAATGAAAGATGGATCTATCTTTGCGAATGCTGCTCGTGGTGTTCTTGTTGATACTAAAGCTGTTATTCGCGCTCTAGATAGTGGAAAATTATTAGGAGCTAGCCTTGATGTATATGAAAACGAAGGAAATTATGTTCCTAAAGATTTCTCAAATAAAGAATTCGATGATTCATTAATGCAACAATTAATAGATAGAGATGATATCATCTATACTCCACATACTGCATTCTACACAGAAACAGCAGTTAAAAATCTTGTAGAAGGTGCATTAAACGCTGCAGTAGAAGTAATTACTACTGGAGATTCTCCTAATATTGTCAACAGATAG
- a CDS encoding DNA polymerase III subunit alpha has protein sequence MYYNLQVHSAYDLLNSTIKYESLFLKLARDNQRSVVIVDPNMYGAIKAYKESKRAGINLIQGLEVSLGYGIGFLKFNILCKSEKMFYKLLEISTKFMNGEEWTIEDFSSEMKEYSDDFVLIVVDELRDSMEFSYLNNLFSNYDFYFGFNESFQVSPYSFYENIVYTKPSYYLNKENYQQVIVSRAIRDNKKLNIQELTIISGDEFVRKQKDFEEILALGDEELQMIFKKSFENQQNIVDKCQYELNFSGYHLPKYVYGEKEDIYSKFSSKEYLHFLVQKGVKGKLVGKDLYPYKKRYSYELKIIDEMGFNDYFLIVYDFVKYAKDNGILVGAGRGSAAGSLVCYLLDITEADPLEYNLLFERFLNKERISMPDIDIDFQDTRRDEVIKYVEEKYGQDKVAQIITFTTFQSKSAARESARILQFDEQTLKFISSNISSTRTLKECYEMSEELRAFINQSNINKRWFSIALSLENLPKNPSVHAAGIVISDDKPLVNYAPLAESNMTKYLTQWTMDDVESVGLLKIDFLGIRYLTMVSSVVEEVKKENPTFDITKINYQDPKVYELFAKGKTEGIFQFESSGMKEKLNLLKPTEFNDIVAMNALYRPGPMAQIEVYVRRKNKEEQVVYPHPHLEKILKDTYGVIVYQEQIMLIAVNFAHMSLNEADNMRRAVSKKKKEDLEYYGRIFVEKSVAVGYDLQVAKKLFDLIVTFANYGFNKSHAVVYSMLAYRLAYLKVYYTKYFMTALLNNVISSEKKINEYKQELNNLGINLVKPDVNRSLSNFSVYKNDIVFALTAIKNVGYRSGYEIVQDRINFGRYLDIDDFLKRMNKKVDYQAAVSLVKAGALDTFGYNRATLMKKVDDYYSDNRQYINNVRVALSAESGLTLKVEEVEDYSITEKIQMEKEVTGTYFLKHPVQVEKEKYSYLPLQYIGAELSDSYVEIITRKEIKTKNGDYMAFLTVNDGKNDYDVTVFPSVYKYANVFIKVGSFAVMTLKKQLRNGREQYILEKIASLRNYREYCLSNIKIIYTIVDEEILKFLNEYKSEVGRVKVVALLNNDSNRGKTISIENEQEFVQKFFENFPGKRIKIAYS, from the coding sequence ATGTATTACAATTTGCAGGTGCATAGTGCCTATGATCTTTTGAACAGTACTATAAAGTATGAAAGTCTGTTTTTGAAATTAGCAAGAGATAATCAAAGGTCTGTTGTTATCGTTGATCCGAATATGTATGGAGCGATAAAAGCATATAAAGAATCTAAGAGAGCTGGAATTAACCTTATTCAAGGATTAGAAGTAAGCTTAGGATATGGAATTGGTTTTCTTAAATTTAACATACTGTGTAAATCTGAGAAGATGTTCTATAAATTATTAGAGATTTCTACTAAGTTTATGAATGGAGAAGAGTGGACTATAGAAGATTTTTCTAGTGAGATGAAAGAATACAGTGATGACTTTGTTTTAATAGTTGTTGATGAACTTAGAGATAGTATGGAATTTTCATACTTAAATAATCTTTTTAGCAATTATGATTTTTACTTCGGTTTTAATGAAAGTTTTCAAGTAAGTCCTTATAGTTTTTATGAAAATATTGTTTATACGAAACCTAGTTACTATCTTAATAAAGAGAACTATCAGCAAGTCATTGTTAGTCGTGCTATTCGAGATAATAAAAAGCTAAATATACAAGAACTAACAATAATTTCAGGAGATGAATTTGTAAGAAAGCAAAAAGACTTTGAAGAAATATTAGCACTTGGCGACGAAGAATTACAAATGATTTTTAAGAAGTCATTTGAAAATCAGCAAAATATTGTTGATAAGTGTCAATATGAGTTGAACTTTTCGGGTTATCATCTTCCTAAGTATGTTTATGGAGAAAAAGAAGACATATATTCTAAGTTTTCATCAAAAGAGTACTTGCATTTCTTAGTTCAAAAAGGTGTAAAAGGAAAGTTAGTTGGTAAAGATTTATATCCTTATAAAAAACGTTATAGTTATGAACTTAAGATTATCGATGAAATGGGCTTTAATGATTATTTCTTAATTGTTTATGATTTTGTGAAGTATGCGAAAGATAATGGCATTCTAGTAGGTGCTGGACGTGGTAGTGCTGCGGGAAGTTTAGTTTGTTATTTATTAGATATAACAGAAGCGGATCCACTAGAATACAATCTTCTGTTCGAAAGATTTTTAAACAAAGAGCGTATATCTATGCCCGATATCGACATCGACTTCCAAGATACTAGACGTGATGAAGTTATAAAATATGTAGAAGAGAAGTACGGTCAGGATAAAGTTGCGCAAATTATTACTTTTACAACATTTCAATCGAAAAGTGCTGCACGAGAGTCGGCGAGAATATTGCAGTTTGATGAACAGACTTTAAAATTTATTAGTAGTAATATTAGTTCGACAAGAACATTGAAAGAATGTTACGAAATGTCAGAAGAGTTAAGGGCATTTATTAATCAGAGTAATATTAATAAACGTTGGTTTAGCATAGCGCTGAGTTTAGAAAACTTACCGAAGAATCCATCGGTGCATGCAGCTGGGATAGTAATAAGTGATGATAAACCGCTGGTTAATTATGCTCCGCTTGCAGAATCAAATATGACGAAATATTTAACGCAATGGACGATGGATGATGTTGAGAGTGTTGGTTTATTAAAAATAGATTTCTTAGGTATTAGATATCTTACGATGGTATCGAGTGTTGTTGAAGAGGTAAAAAAAGAAAATCCAACATTTGATATAACGAAGATAAATTACCAAGATCCTAAAGTGTATGAACTATTTGCTAAAGGTAAGACAGAAGGTATCTTCCAGTTTGAATCTAGTGGGATGAAAGAGAAACTGAATCTCTTGAAACCTACTGAATTTAATGATATTGTTGCGATGAATGCTCTTTATAGACCGGGGCCAATGGCTCAGATTGAAGTCTACGTGCGAAGAAAAAATAAAGAAGAGCAAGTGGTATATCCGCATCCTCATTTAGAGAAAATATTAAAAGATACTTACGGGGTAATAGTCTATCAAGAACAGATTATGCTGATTGCGGTGAATTTCGCTCATATGAGTTTGAATGAAGCGGATAATATGAGAAGAGCTGTAAGTAAAAAGAAAAAAGAAGACTTAGAGTACTATGGACGTATCTTCGTAGAGAAGAGTGTTGCTGTAGGATATGATCTGCAAGTAGCTAAAAAACTTTTTGATCTTATCGTGACTTTTGCGAACTATGGTTTTAATAAGAGTCACGCGGTTGTATACAGTATGCTTGCTTATCGTTTGGCGTACTTAAAAGTTTATTATACTAAGTATTTTATGACAGCTTTATTAAACAACGTAATTAGTAGTGAGAAAAAAATTAACGAGTATAAGCAAGAACTTAATAACCTAGGAATAAATCTGGTAAAACCTGATGTGAATAGAAGTTTATCAAATTTTAGCGTTTATAAGAATGATATTGTGTTCGCTTTAACTGCGATTAAGAATGTTGGCTATAGAAGTGGGTATGAAATAGTACAAGATAGAATAAATTTTGGACGCTACTTAGATATAGATGATTTCTTAAAACGTATGAATAAAAAAGTAGACTATCAAGCGGCGGTTTCTTTAGTTAAGGCGGGAGCTTTGGACACTTTTGGATATAATCGTGCTACGTTAATGAAAAAAGTTGACGATTATTATTCAGATAATAGGCAGTATATTAATAATGTACGTGTTGCCTTATCTGCAGAAAGTGGTTTAACGTTAAAGGTAGAAGAAGTAGAAGATTATTCTATTACTGAAAAAATTCAGATGGAAAAAGAAGTAACGGGTACATACTTTTTAAAACATCCCGTTCAAGTTGAAAAAGAGAAATATTCTTATCTGCCATTACAGTATATAGGAGCTGAGCTTAGTGATAGTTATGTAGAGATAATCACAAGAAAAGAAATTAAGACTAAAAACGGTGATTATATGGCATTTTTAACTGTAAATGACGGGAAGAATGACTATGATGTTACTGTGTTCCCAAGTGTTTATAAGTACGCTAATGTATTTATAAAAGTAGGAAGTTTTGCGGTAATGACATTGAAAAAACAGCTTCGAAATGGAAGGGAACAGTATATCTTAGAAAAGATTGCAAGTCTTAGAAATTATAGAGAGTACTGCCTTAGTAATATAAAAATTATCTATACGATAGTTGATGAAGAAATACTTAAATTTTTAAATGAGTACAAGTCTGAGGTAGGTAGAGTAAAGGTTGTAGCTCTGCTGAACAATGATTCTAACAGAGGTAAAACGATATCAATAGAAAACGAACAGGAATTTGTTCAGAAATTTTTTGAAAATTTCCCAGGAAAACGTATCAAAATAGCATACTCTTAA